Below is a window of Paenibacillus bovis DNA.
GCTGGCCGTGCAGCAACTGAAGGTACTGTAGAATCCTACATCCACGCTGGCGGACGTATCGGCGTACTGGTAGAAATCAACTGCGAAACTGACTTCGTAGGTAAAACAGATCAATTCAAATCTTTCGCTCGCGACATCGCTATGCAAATCGCAGCAGCTAACCCGCTGTATGTTCGTCGTGAAGAAGTACCTGCTGAAGCGATCGAAAAAGAAAAAGAAATCCTGAAAGCACAAGCTCTGAACGAAGGCAAGCCTGAGAAAATCGTTGAAAAAATGGTTGAAGGCCGCATCAACAAGTACTATGAAGAGTACTGCCTGCTGGAGCAATCTTTCGTTAAAGATCCAGACAAAACAATTAGCCAGCTGCTGAACGAAAAAATCAGCACTATCGGTGAAAATATCTCTATCCGTCGTTTTGCCCGTTTCGAACTGGGTGAAGGCCTGGAGAAAAAAGAAGACAACTTTGTTGAAGAAGTTATGGCACAGGTTAACCGCTAATCCGAATTCATCTCGGGTTGCATCACCGGAAAACGATTCAGTAATAACAAACAAGGAGGGGACACAGACTGTGTTCCTTCTTTTGTAAGATCGTTTAATTACGGCAGCCTGGAAGTGGAACCGGAACAGATCAAAAGACATCCTATAGCCGGTTATACCGCTATCAGAACTAAATTCGCAAAGTGGAGGGTATGAATTTGAATAAGCCTGTATTTAAAAGAGTGGTCTTAAAGGTCAGTGGTGAGTCGCTGTCAGGTATGACGGGGTACGGCATTGAAGCAGATATGATTTCTTCGATCGCTAATCAGATCAAGGAAGTTGTTGCGCTAGGAGTAGAGGTAGCAGTAGTATGCGGCGGCGGTAACATCTGGCGCGGTATTGCAGGCAGTGCGAATGGAATCGACCGTGCAACGGCGGATTACATGGGCATGCTGGCTACTGTAATGAACTCGCTGGCTCTGCAGGATGCTTTGGAGCAAATTGATGTTCCAACACGTGTACAGACATCGATCGCAATGCAGCAGATCGCCGAGCCATATATCCGTAGAAGAGCTATCCGTCATCTGGAAAAGGGACGTGTTGTTATCTTCGCAGCCGGAACAGGTAATCCATTCTTCTCCACAGATACAACAGCAGCACTGCGTGCAGCTGAGATCGAAGCAGAAGTTATTTTGATGGCTAAAAACAAAGTCGATGGTGTGTATTCGGCAGATCCATTCAAGGACCCGACCGCCGTCAAATTTGAACAGCTTACATACATGGAAGTGCTTAATCAGAATCTGGGCGTTATGGATTCGACAGCGTCTTCTCTGTGTATGGATAATAATATCCCGCTAATTGTATTCGCCATTACGGAACAGGGAAATATTAAACGAGTCGTACTCGGTGAGAAGATCGGTACGGTTGTTAAAGGGAGTGTAGATTAATGCCTCAATCGGTTAAAAAAAGTGCAGAAGATCGTATGCAAAAAGCGATTCAAGCTCTGAGCCGTGACCTGGCTACACTGCGCGCCGGACGCGCAGCACCATCCATTCTGGATCGTGTACAGGTAGAATATTATGGCTCCATGACGCCTCTGAATCAATTGGCCAATATCAGTACACCGGATTCCCGTACACTGCTGATTCAGCCGTGGGACAAATCCTCTTTGTCCGATATTGAACGTGCTATCATGAAATCGGATCTCGGACTGACTCCAGCCAATGATGGTAACATCATTCGTCTGTCGATTCCGGCGCTGACTGAAGAGCGTCGTGCCGAGCTGGTCAAACTGACGAAAAAATTCGGTGAAGAGTCCAAAGTAGCTATCCGTAATATTCGCCGCGATGCGAATGATGATATCAAAAAGCTGGAAAAAACGGATATTTCGGAAGATGAATCCCGTGGTCATCAGGAAGATGTACAAAAGCTGACAGACCGCTTCATCAAAGAAGTTGACAACGTATTGGCTGCGAAAGAAAAAGAGATTATGGAAGTGTAAGAGACTGGCGACCCCTCCGAACTGGTGGGGTTTGTCTCTTTTCACTACTGCATGGAGGAAAAGTGATGTTCAAGCGTGTTCGCTCATGGTGGGAAAAAGAAGAGCAACAAAGTTCCGGCGAACTTTCGCAGGAGAATATTCCACAGCATATTGCCATTATTATGGATGGAAATGGACGCTGGGCGAAAAGTTTGGGTATGCCGCGCGTAATCGGGCATCAAAACGGAATGAAAGCTGTAAAGCGTGCCACCATTGCTGCAGATGAACTTGGAGTCAAATACTTGACCATGTATGCTTTCTCAACAGAAAACTGGAAAAGACCCAGAGAAGAAGTGGATTTTCTGATGAAACTTCCCGGGGAATTTGTAGCTACAGAGCTTGAAGAACTGGTTGAGAAAAATGTACAGGTCCGATTAATGGGCGATAAAAGTGTACTACCTTCCTTTACGCTGGAGCCTCTGGAAAAAGCAATTCGCGATACCGCACACAACACGGGACTCGTATTAACCTTTGCCATGAACTATGGCAGTCGGATTGAAATTACAGAAGGTGTAAAAAAGATGGTAGAGGCTGTTCAAAACGGTACGATGTCTATAGAAGATATCAACCCCGATACATTTGGTACCGTACTGCAATCGTCAAGTCTGCCCGATCCTGATCTGTTGATCCGTACCAGTGGAGAACTTCGGCTGAGCAATTTTATGCTCTGGCAGCTGGCTTACAGTGAATTATGGTTTACACCGATTTACTGGCCGGAATTTGGCAAAGAACATATGATTGAAGCAGTAGCAGAATATCAGCGCAGAATACGGAGGTATGGCGGTCTCTAGTAGTACCGGCGAACGTTCTGTATGTTGTTCGGATGGAGGATGGATTGTGAAAGAGCGGATAATCACTGGTATTATAGCTGCAGCCGTATATGTCAGCTTTTGCCTGCTTGGAGGCTACGCTTACCAGGGCTTGATACTGGCAATGGCTCTAATTGGATATTATGAATTTGTAACCATGACAAAGGCGGCTCCATTCGGAGCACCGGCGGTGATCGGCTACATTAGTGTCGCGTATATGCTCTTTCCCTGGACACTAATGAATCTGACACCGCCATTGTCCGTTGATCACAGTATTTGGATTTTGATGCTTTTATTGCTGTCCATTACTGTGATATCCAAGAATAATCTGGATATTAAACAAATGGCACTTCTGTTCATTGGAGCCTTTTATATAGGTACAGGTTTTGCTTATATTGCATACACACGTCAGGCACCGGATGGCCATGGCTTATATTGGACATTTGTTCTGCTGGCATCTATCTGGGCGAGTGATATTGGCGCATATTTTACAGGGAAAGCGCTGGGCAAACGCAAGCTCTGGCCTTCGATCAGCCCGAACAAAACGATTGAAGGTGCGATTGGAGGAATATGTTGGGCGATTGTAGTCGCAATTGTGTTCTCATTGATGTCGCCAACATTATTCCCGCTCTGGATTGCCGTCCTGATCGGTGTAGCAGCATCTATTGTAGGACAGATGGGTGATCTAATTCAGTCCGCATACAAGCGTATCTACGGAATCAAGGATTCGGGCAAAATACTGCCTGGACATGGAGGCATCCTGGATCGCTGTGATAGCTGGCTGATGGTATTTCCGTTTGTGCATATTTTGATGTTAATGCCTTATTGATACAGAAGGAGAACGGTTTACGCAGTTCTCCTTCTTTTCGCTGGAAAATAAACATTACCAGGCGTAGATACTGCCAGATTCGCGGACAATTTTATAAAATGATATGGTTTATGCTAAACAAGATGGTTGGGTCTGCGTGAAATATGCCAGTACTCAAGCAAATGAAAAGCAGATGGAGGACAGAATGAAAAAGATAGCAATTCTTGGTTCAACCGGTTCGATCGGTACCCAGACGCTGGATGTAGTACGTGCCCATCCGGAAGCCTTTCAGGTGGAAGGAATAGCGGCAGGTACCAATGTAGAGCTGGTTATACAGCAGGCGAATGAATTCCATCCTCGAATCGTCTCTGTAGGCACAAAAGAACTGGCAGAACAGATTCGGCATCAGCTGCCTGCAGGAACACAGGTATATTACGGTGAACAGGGACTGATCGAAGTTGCTGCAGGCACCGAAGCACATACTGTGGTTACAGCGGTAATGGGCAGCATGGGTCTGCCATCGACGCTGGCAGCGATCGAGGCAGGCAAGACGATTGGTCTGGCTAACAAAGAAACCCTCGTTACAGCAGGCCATCTGGTTACCGAACGTGCCCGTCAAAAAGGAGTGCAACTGCTGCCGATTGACAGTGAGCATTCGGCTCTTTTCCAGTCACTAAATGGAGAACCGCGTGAACGGATTGCCCAGCTGACATTAACAGCGTCAGGCGGTTCGTTTCGTGATCGTACCCGTGCAGAGTTACATGGCGTAACGGTCGCTGATGCGCTCAAGCATCCCAACTGGTCGATGGGAGCCAAAATCACTATCGATTCCGCCAGTATGGCCAACAAAGGGCTTGAAGTGATCGAGGCTCACTGGTTGTTTGATATGCCTTACGATCAGATTTCGGTGTTGCTGCATCCAGAGAGTATTATTCACTCGTTTGTGGAATTTGTGGATACGAGCATTATTGCACAGCTGGGCAATCCGGATATGAGAGTACCTATCCAGTATGCATTGACTTATCCGGATCGTCAGTCTTCCCCTTCTTCGCGATTATCGCTTGCACAGGTAGGCCAGTTGAATTTCAAGGAGATGGATTACGAGCGTTTCCCTTGTCTGCGAATGGCCTTTGAAGCAGGACGGCTGGGCGGAACAGCTCCTACCGTATTTAATGCAGCCAATGAAGTGGCTGTCGCACGATTCCTCAAAGGAGAGATTGCGTTCCTGACAATAGAGGATATTATTGCAGATGCACTGGAACGTCACCAGACAACAGCCAATCCAGAACTGGAAGTTATCCAGAGTGTCGATCAGGAGACGCGTGCACAAGCAATGGCTTTTTCCGAAAAGGTATAATTTCCAATTAAAGTAATTTGTCATGTTGTCTTCGCCAGCTATGCTTGTATATAGCCTTACAGAAATGATAATCTAATAGTAAGACCTTCGGTCGCAAGCATAAAAGGAGGATTTGGCAATTTGGAGACACTTCAACGAATTATTATGATTGTACTCATGTTTTTTACGATCGTGACTGTGCATGAGTGGGGACACTATTTCTTTGCCAAACGTGCCGGTGTACTGGTACGGGAATTTGCGATAGGATTTGGCCCCAAGCTTTTTTCATATAAAAGAAACGAGACGGTATTTACACTTCGTCTGCTGCCATTTGGTGGATATGCCCGTATGGCCGGTGAAGATCCGGAACTGGCAGAGATTCAGCCGGGTCAGACGATAGCGGTACGTACATCGGACAATGTCGTTAAGACTATTTTTGTAGACCAACTGGATAACCGTAAAAATGTAATCCGTGGTGAGGTACAGTCGATTGATCTGGTTGACGATCTAAAAATTGTGATGGATGTGGATGGCGAAGTTCAGACTTTTGCTGTTCATCCACAGGCCATGATGATGGCAAGAGGACAGGAAATTCAGATCGCACCGCGCAATCGCCACTTTAATAGTGCTTCGGTTGGACAGCGTGCATTGTCTATTTTTGCAGGCCCTGCCATGAACTTTATTCTGGCTATTGTGCTCTGTCTGGTTTATGTACGTATGGTTGGCGTACCGATGGAAAATCCCAGAGGTATCGAACTTACGCAGGTGATGGGCGACGGAGCAGCGGCAGAAGCCGGTCTGCAAAAAGGCGATCTGGTAGAGAAAATCAACGGATCACCGGTTGGAAGCGATCCACAGACTTTGGTCAAACTTGTTCAGGAATCACCAAACAAGCCAATGCAGTGGGTAGTTGAACGTGACGGTCAGGAACAGACGGTTACGGTTACGCCAAAACCGGATGCCAGCAATATTGGTAAAATCGGAGTTATACCCAACGTAGAAACACGTAGTGCAACGATCGGAGAGACATTTAAATATGCCGGTCAATCTTTTGTAGATATGAGTGGACTCATTCTGGAAGGTCTCAAGAGATTGATTTTTGGGCAATTTGAATTGGATCAGCTGGCTGGACCAGTAGGCACTATTCAAGCGACTAATGATGTGGCTAAAATGGGAATTGAACAGATGATCCGCTGGACAGCCATTATTAGTATCAACCTAGGGATTTTCAATCTGCTTCCTATTCCGGCACTGGATGGTAGTCGCCTGATCTTTATCTTTGTAGAATGGATTCGCCGTAAACCGCTGGATCCGGGCAAGGAAGGTCTTGTACATGTTATTGGATTCGCGATGCTGTTCCTGCTCATGATTGCAGTGACGTACAATGATATTCTGAGACTAATCCGCGGTTAACGGCAAAGAAGCAGTAAGCCGAACAATTTGTGAAATGACTTGTTA
It encodes the following:
- the tsf gene encoding translation elongation factor Ts, with protein sequence MAVSASAVKELREKTGAGMLDCKKALEETGGDIAKAVDVLREKGLSAAANKAGRAATEGTVESYIHAGGRIGVLVEINCETDFVGKTDQFKSFARDIAMQIAAANPLYVRREEVPAEAIEKEKEILKAQALNEGKPEKIVEKMVEGRINKYYEEYCLLEQSFVKDPDKTISQLLNEKISTIGENISIRRFARFELGEGLEKKEDNFVEEVMAQVNR
- the pyrH gene encoding UMP kinase, whose protein sequence is MNKPVFKRVVLKVSGESLSGMTGYGIEADMISSIANQIKEVVALGVEVAVVCGGGNIWRGIAGSANGIDRATADYMGMLATVMNSLALQDALEQIDVPTRVQTSIAMQQIAEPYIRRRAIRHLEKGRVVIFAAGTGNPFFSTDTTAALRAAEIEAEVILMAKNKVDGVYSADPFKDPTAVKFEQLTYMEVLNQNLGVMDSTASSLCMDNNIPLIVFAITEQGNIKRVVLGEKIGTVVKGSVD
- the frr gene encoding ribosome recycling factor encodes the protein MPQSVKKSAEDRMQKAIQALSRDLATLRAGRAAPSILDRVQVEYYGSMTPLNQLANISTPDSRTLLIQPWDKSSLSDIERAIMKSDLGLTPANDGNIIRLSIPALTEERRAELVKLTKKFGEESKVAIRNIRRDANDDIKKLEKTDISEDESRGHQEDVQKLTDRFIKEVDNVLAAKEKEIMEV
- a CDS encoding isoprenyl transferase → MFKRVRSWWEKEEQQSSGELSQENIPQHIAIIMDGNGRWAKSLGMPRVIGHQNGMKAVKRATIAADELGVKYLTMYAFSTENWKRPREEVDFLMKLPGEFVATELEELVEKNVQVRLMGDKSVLPSFTLEPLEKAIRDTAHNTGLVLTFAMNYGSRIEITEGVKKMVEAVQNGTMSIEDINPDTFGTVLQSSSLPDPDLLIRTSGELRLSNFMLWQLAYSELWFTPIYWPEFGKEHMIEAVAEYQRRIRRYGGL
- a CDS encoding phosphatidate cytidylyltransferase; protein product: MKERIITGIIAAAVYVSFCLLGGYAYQGLILAMALIGYYEFVTMTKAAPFGAPAVIGYISVAYMLFPWTLMNLTPPLSVDHSIWILMLLLLSITVISKNNLDIKQMALLFIGAFYIGTGFAYIAYTRQAPDGHGLYWTFVLLASIWASDIGAYFTGKALGKRKLWPSISPNKTIEGAIGGICWAIVVAIVFSLMSPTLFPLWIAVLIGVAASIVGQMGDLIQSAYKRIYGIKDSGKILPGHGGILDRCDSWLMVFPFVHILMLMPY
- a CDS encoding 1-deoxy-D-xylulose-5-phosphate reductoisomerase; the encoded protein is MKKIAILGSTGSIGTQTLDVVRAHPEAFQVEGIAAGTNVELVIQQANEFHPRIVSVGTKELAEQIRHQLPAGTQVYYGEQGLIEVAAGTEAHTVVTAVMGSMGLPSTLAAIEAGKTIGLANKETLVTAGHLVTERARQKGVQLLPIDSEHSALFQSLNGEPRERIAQLTLTASGGSFRDRTRAELHGVTVADALKHPNWSMGAKITIDSASMANKGLEVIEAHWLFDMPYDQISVLLHPESIIHSFVEFVDTSIIAQLGNPDMRVPIQYALTYPDRQSSPSSRLSLAQVGQLNFKEMDYERFPCLRMAFEAGRLGGTAPTVFNAANEVAVARFLKGEIAFLTIEDIIADALERHQTTANPELEVIQSVDQETRAQAMAFSEKV
- the rseP gene encoding RIP metalloprotease RseP yields the protein METLQRIIMIVLMFFTIVTVHEWGHYFFAKRAGVLVREFAIGFGPKLFSYKRNETVFTLRLLPFGGYARMAGEDPELAEIQPGQTIAVRTSDNVVKTIFVDQLDNRKNVIRGEVQSIDLVDDLKIVMDVDGEVQTFAVHPQAMMMARGQEIQIAPRNRHFNSASVGQRALSIFAGPAMNFILAIVLCLVYVRMVGVPMENPRGIELTQVMGDGAAAEAGLQKGDLVEKINGSPVGSDPQTLVKLVQESPNKPMQWVVERDGQEQTVTVTPKPDASNIGKIGVIPNVETRSATIGETFKYAGQSFVDMSGLILEGLKRLIFGQFELDQLAGPVGTIQATNDVAKMGIEQMIRWTAIISINLGIFNLLPIPALDGSRLIFIFVEWIRRKPLDPGKEGLVHVIGFAMLFLLMIAVTYNDILRLIRG